From one Catellatospora sp. IY07-71 genomic stretch:
- a CDS encoding isoprenyl transferase, whose product MIRPSVRTGFTRQRPEPKQPTPHPSGAVAPKLPGEALPQHIAIVMDGNGRWAKDRGLPRTEGHKRGEFSLFDTIEGALEIGVPYLSAYAFSTENWKRSPEEVRFLMGFNRDVIRRRRDQLNELGVRIVWSGRRGRLWKSVIDELETAEQLSRHNTKLTLQFCVNYGGQAEIADAAAAIARDVAAGRLKPDKINEKVFARYLYHPEVPEVDLFLRPSGEQRTSNYLIWQSAYAEHVYLDTLWPDFDRRHLWYACELYAQRDRRFGGALPNPVAPPPAAA is encoded by the coding sequence GTGATTCGACCGTCCGTCAGGACCGGCTTCACCCGGCAGCGGCCTGAGCCGAAGCAGCCGACCCCGCACCCGTCCGGCGCCGTCGCGCCGAAGCTGCCCGGTGAGGCGCTGCCCCAGCACATCGCGATCGTGATGGACGGCAACGGCCGCTGGGCCAAGGACCGCGGCCTGCCCCGCACCGAGGGCCACAAGCGGGGCGAGTTCTCCCTGTTCGACACGATCGAGGGGGCGCTGGAGATCGGCGTGCCGTACCTGTCGGCGTACGCGTTCTCGACGGAGAACTGGAAGCGCTCGCCCGAGGAGGTGCGCTTCCTGATGGGCTTCAACCGCGACGTCATCCGCCGCCGTCGCGACCAGCTCAACGAGCTGGGCGTACGCATCGTGTGGTCGGGCCGCCGGGGCCGGCTGTGGAAGAGCGTCATCGACGAGCTGGAGACGGCCGAGCAGCTGAGCCGCCACAACACCAAGCTGACCCTGCAGTTCTGCGTGAACTACGGCGGTCAGGCGGAGATCGCCGACGCGGCCGCCGCGATCGCCCGCGACGTGGCGGCGGGCCGCCTCAAGCCCGACAAGATCAACGAGAAGGTCTTCGCGCGCTACCTCTACCACCCCGAGGTGCCCGAGGTGGACCTGTTCCTGCGCCCCTCCGGCGAGCAGCGCACCAGCAACTACCTGATCTGGCAGTCGGCCTACGCCGAGCACGTCTACCTGGACACGCTCTGGCCCGACTTCGACCGCCGCCACCTCTGGTACGCGTGCGAGCTCTACGCCCAGCGCGACCGCCGCTTCGGCGGCGCCCTCCCCAACCCCGTCGCCCCGCCCCCCGCCGCCGCTTGA
- the recO gene encoding DNA repair protein RecO — MPGMRRPLYRDDALVLRAQKLGEADRIVTLLTRQHGRVRAVAKGVRRTTSRFGARLEPFNHVDVQCSEGSSLDTVTQVEGRDLFGGRFQRDYPRYTAASAIVELAERLTPVEREPALKLYQLTLGALRALAEGRRPASLVLDAYLLRAMSQAGWAPALRDCAVCGEAGPHRAFSIAAGGVTCLNCRPPGAAHPDPATLDLMSALLEGDWAAAELAEPPVQRECAGFVAAHLQWHLERQLRSLPLVDRREPG; from the coding sequence ATGCCGGGCATGCGCCGACCCCTCTACCGCGACGACGCGCTCGTGCTGCGGGCGCAGAAGCTGGGCGAGGCCGACCGGATCGTGACGCTGCTGACCCGGCAGCACGGCCGGGTCCGCGCGGTCGCCAAGGGGGTACGCCGCACCACGTCGCGCTTCGGGGCGCGCCTGGAGCCGTTCAACCACGTCGACGTGCAGTGCAGCGAGGGCAGTTCGCTGGACACCGTCACCCAGGTCGAGGGCCGGGACCTGTTCGGTGGCCGCTTCCAGCGGGACTACCCGCGCTACACGGCCGCGAGCGCGATCGTGGAGTTGGCCGAGCGGCTCACCCCGGTCGAGCGCGAGCCCGCGCTGAAGCTGTACCAGCTCACCCTGGGCGCGCTGCGGGCGCTGGCGGAGGGCAGGCGCCCCGCCTCGCTGGTGCTGGACGCATACCTGCTGCGTGCCATGTCCCAGGCGGGCTGGGCCCCGGCGCTGCGCGACTGCGCGGTGTGCGGCGAGGCCGGGCCGCATCGCGCGTTCTCCATCGCGGCCGGCGGGGTCACCTGCCTCAACTGCCGCCCGCCGGGCGCCGCGCACCCCGACCCGGCGACGCTCGACCTGATGTCGGCGCTGCTGGAGGGCGACTGGGCCGCCGCCGAGCTGGCCGAGCCGCCGGTGCAGCGGGAATGTGCAGGTTTCGTGGCGGCTCATTTGCAGTGGCACCTGGAGCGGCAGCTACGCTCGCTGCCGTTGGTAGACCGCCGGGAGCCGGGCTGA
- the era gene encoding GTPase Era: MADNSYRAGFACFVGRPNAGKSTLTNAIVGQKIAITSNKPQTTRHVIRAVLHRPDAQLVLVDTPGLHRPRTLLGERLNDLVRATWSETDVIGLCIPANEPVGKGDTFIAGEIAGLKATVVAVVTKTDLVDKKTLAEQLLAVNALGEFADVVPVSAVANHQLDTLVDVMVKHLPRSPQLYPDSMLTDEPEHVLIAEMIREAALEGVRDELPHSIAVLVEEIIPEDGLTKVYADVYVERQSQKAIMIGAKGSRLKEVGTKARADIQELLGTKIYLDLHVRVAKDWQRDPRQLRRLGF; this comes from the coding sequence GTGGCGGATAACTCATACCGTGCCGGGTTTGCCTGCTTCGTGGGACGGCCGAACGCGGGCAAGTCGACCCTGACGAACGCGATCGTCGGCCAGAAGATCGCGATCACGTCGAACAAACCGCAGACCACGCGGCACGTCATCCGCGCCGTGCTGCACCGGCCGGACGCGCAGCTGGTGCTCGTGGACACCCCCGGCCTGCACCGCCCGCGCACCCTGCTCGGCGAGCGCCTCAACGACCTGGTCCGCGCCACCTGGAGCGAGACCGACGTGATCGGCCTGTGCATCCCCGCCAACGAGCCCGTCGGCAAGGGCGACACCTTCATCGCCGGGGAGATCGCCGGCCTCAAGGCCACCGTCGTCGCCGTGGTCACCAAGACCGACCTGGTCGACAAGAAGACCCTGGCCGAGCAGCTGCTCGCGGTGAACGCGCTGGGCGAGTTCGCCGACGTGGTGCCGGTCAGCGCGGTGGCTAACCACCAGCTGGACACCCTGGTCGACGTGATGGTGAAGCACCTGCCGCGCTCGCCCCAGCTCTACCCCGACAGCATGCTGACCGACGAGCCCGAGCACGTGCTCATCGCCGAGATGATCCGCGAGGCGGCGCTGGAGGGCGTACGCGACGAGCTGCCGCACTCCATCGCGGTGCTGGTCGAGGAGATCATCCCCGAGGACGGCCTGACCAAGGTGTACGCCGACGTCTACGTCGAGCGGCAGAGCCAGAAGGCCATCATGATCGGCGCCAAGGGCTCCCGGCTCAAGGAGGTCGGCACCAAGGCCCGCGCCGACATCCAGGAGCTACTCGGCACCAAGATCTACCTCGACCTCCACGTCCGCGTCGCCAAGGACTGGCAGCGCGACCCCCGCCAGCTCCGCCGCCTCGGTTTCTAG
- a CDS encoding ImmA/IrrE family metallo-endopeptidase: protein MDEGVIDRVRSVIVRVSPSQAAFSELVGISADKLSKSLNAVRRFTSLELALIADAGDVSVDWLLTGRLREAVAPPDGPGTGDDVRALVDRFASAYETLRLLGRRPRLAPLPAAPSGPPGPAGRELAERAVNAVRAAAGQPGLRGANTAALATVIERAFAVDVVLTPLPGGADALCWQTACHRLVVIGTTSRFTRQRYALAHALGHVLAGDADEPLLDQELAPGVQRADGEVRADAFASAFLMPYDEIVAVAGRGEVTDACFVELVSGFGVSAGAMAARLRELGLVDAARQGELSRWTAARCHRGSPGRDRLLAAMAAARTRRQPARLVGELFGAYADGATTLVPLASLLECPVDDLFAALVAEHPAARRGYADEPAFLP, encoded by the coding sequence ATGGATGAAGGCGTCATCGACCGGGTCCGCTCGGTGATCGTCCGGGTCTCACCCAGCCAGGCCGCCTTCAGCGAGCTGGTCGGCATCAGCGCCGACAAGCTGTCCAAGTCGCTCAACGCGGTGCGCCGCTTCACCTCGCTGGAGCTGGCCCTCATCGCCGACGCCGGGGACGTCAGCGTCGACTGGCTGCTCACCGGCCGCCTGCGGGAGGCCGTTGCGCCGCCCGACGGGCCGGGCACCGGCGACGATGTGCGCGCGCTGGTGGACCGGTTCGCCTCGGCGTACGAGACGCTGCGCCTGCTCGGCCGCCGCCCCCGCCTGGCCCCGCTGCCCGCCGCGCCGTCCGGCCCGCCCGGCCCGGCCGGTCGTGAGCTGGCCGAACGCGCCGTCAATGCGGTGCGCGCCGCGGCCGGCCAGCCCGGGTTGCGCGGTGCGAACACCGCCGCGCTGGCCACCGTGATCGAGCGCGCGTTCGCGGTGGACGTAGTGCTGACCCCGCTGCCCGGCGGCGCCGACGCGCTGTGCTGGCAGACCGCCTGCCACCGGCTGGTGGTGATCGGAACGACCAGCAGGTTCACCAGGCAGCGCTACGCGCTCGCGCACGCGCTCGGGCACGTGCTCGCAGGGGACGCCGACGAGCCCCTACTCGACCAGGAGTTGGCTCCCGGCGTCCAGCGGGCCGACGGGGAGGTGCGAGCCGACGCGTTCGCGTCGGCGTTCCTGATGCCCTACGACGAGATCGTGGCGGTGGCCGGGCGGGGCGAGGTCACCGACGCCTGCTTCGTCGAGCTGGTGAGCGGCTTCGGCGTCTCCGCCGGAGCGATGGCCGCCCGGCTGCGCGAACTCGGCCTCGTTGACGCCGCCCGCCAGGGCGAGCTGAGCCGGTGGACCGCGGCCCGCTGCCACCGGGGATCGCCGGGCCGGGACAGACTGTTGGCCGCGATGGCCGCGGCCCGGACCCGGCGGCAGCCCGCGCGGCTGGTGGGGGAGCTGTTCGGCGCGTACGCCGACGGCGCGACCACCCTGGTCCCGCTTGCGTCGCTGCTGGAGTGCCCGGTCGACGACCTGTTCGCGGCGCTGGTCGCCGAGCATCCGGCCGCACGGCGGGGGTACGCCGACGAACCCGCCTTCCTGCCGTGA
- a CDS encoding phosphoribosylaminoimidazolesuccinocarboxamide synthase, producing the protein MELLHSGKVRDVYRDGADIILVASDRLSIYDVILPTPIPDKGRVLTQLSLWWFEQLRDIVPNHVISADDVPAEFAGRAVRCRSLRMVPVECVARGYLTGGGLKEYQAGGSVSGITLPPGLTEASRLDEPLFTPSTKAPVGEKDLPMSYAEVAGKVGEDVAARLREITLAVYARGRDIAAERGIILADTKIELGWAADGTLVLGDEVLTPDSSRFWPADGYAPGRVQPSFDKQFVRDWAVGIGWDKTAPGPEVPEDIVAATRARYIEAYERLTGLAWS; encoded by the coding sequence GTGGAGCTGCTGCACTCGGGCAAGGTCAGGGACGTCTACCGCGACGGCGCGGACATCATCCTGGTGGCGTCGGACCGACTGTCGATCTACGACGTGATCCTGCCGACGCCCATCCCGGACAAGGGCCGGGTGCTGACCCAGCTGTCGCTGTGGTGGTTCGAGCAGCTCCGGGACATCGTGCCCAACCACGTCATCTCGGCCGACGACGTGCCCGCCGAGTTCGCCGGGCGGGCGGTGCGCTGCCGGTCGCTGCGCATGGTGCCGGTCGAGTGCGTCGCGCGGGGTTACCTCACCGGCGGCGGGCTGAAGGAGTACCAGGCCGGCGGCTCGGTCTCCGGCATCACCCTGCCGCCCGGCCTGACCGAGGCGTCCCGCCTGGACGAGCCGCTGTTCACCCCGTCCACCAAGGCCCCGGTCGGCGAGAAGGACCTGCCGATGTCGTACGCCGAGGTGGCCGGCAAGGTCGGCGAGGACGTGGCGGCGCGGCTGCGCGAGATCACGCTCGCCGTGTACGCGCGCGGCCGCGACATCGCCGCCGAGCGCGGCATCATCCTCGCCGACACGAAGATCGAGCTGGGCTGGGCCGCCGACGGCACGCTGGTGCTGGGCGACGAGGTGCTCACCCCGGACTCCTCGCGCTTCTGGCCCGCCGACGGTTACGCGCCCGGCCGGGTGCAGCCGAGCTTCGACAAGCAGTTCGTGCGCGACTGGGCGGTCGGCATCGGCTGGGACAAGACCGCGCCCGGCCCCGAGGTGCCCGAGGACATCGTCGCCGCCACCCGGGCCCGCTACATCGAGGCGTACGAGCGGCTCACCGGCCTGGCGTGGTCCTGA
- a CDS encoding delta-60 repeat domain-containing protein, with protein MPSAAPSPVPPAAPALLPPRIVSTDPVDWTPHVTDGRVWAMALLGDTVVVGGEFTATTDALRQAPARRRNLMAFRLSDGQLTPLAVDLDGPVYALAEAPDGSLLVGGDFTLVNGRQRRSLARLDPATGRLHRSFYAPVDGDVRTLAVQGFDLYAGGFYRSVHGVPRAGLARLDAMSGQLDEGFEPGLAQGVDNRPRAEAMSLSPDGSRLVVIGNFTRVQGRERHQLAEFDVTGPRAVVTGWSTAFYGADRCDSRFDSYVRGIDHSPDGAYFVVVTTGHDSGPDLPCTTAARFETAGAGEHTPTWINHTGGHSLYAVAATGSAVYVGGHQLWQDNTYGHKTMGPGAVERPGIAALDPATGRALDWNPTRSRGEGVRAFIDCPQGLVVGSDTDELAREYHARIGLFPYPPGTAAP; from the coding sequence ATGCCTTCTGCGGCGCCCTCGCCGGTGCCGCCCGCGGCGCCCGCCCTGCTCCCGCCACGAATCGTCTCGACCGACCCGGTGGACTGGACCCCGCACGTCACCGACGGCCGGGTCTGGGCGATGGCCCTGCTCGGCGACACCGTGGTGGTCGGCGGCGAGTTCACCGCCACCACCGACGCGCTGCGCCAGGCACCCGCCCGGCGCCGCAACCTGATGGCCTTCCGGCTGTCCGACGGGCAGCTCACGCCGCTGGCGGTGGACCTGGACGGACCGGTTTACGCCCTGGCCGAGGCCCCGGACGGCAGCCTGCTCGTGGGCGGGGACTTCACCCTGGTCAACGGTCGCCAGCGGCGCTCACTGGCCCGGTTGGACCCGGCCACCGGGCGGCTCCACCGCAGCTTCTACGCGCCGGTCGACGGCGACGTCCGGACACTCGCGGTGCAGGGGTTCGACCTGTACGCCGGCGGTTTCTACCGCTCGGTGCACGGCGTGCCGCGGGCCGGGCTGGCCAGGCTCGACGCCATGTCGGGACAGCTCGACGAGGGCTTCGAACCGGGGCTCGCGCAGGGAGTCGACAACCGGCCGCGGGCCGAGGCGATGTCGCTGTCGCCGGACGGTTCACGGCTGGTCGTGATCGGCAACTTCACCCGGGTCCAGGGGCGGGAGCGGCACCAGCTCGCGGAGTTCGACGTGACCGGGCCACGGGCCGTGGTCACCGGCTGGTCCACCGCCTTCTACGGCGCGGACCGGTGCGACTCCCGGTTCGACAGCTACGTACGCGGCATCGACCACTCGCCCGACGGCGCGTACTTCGTCGTCGTCACCACCGGCCACGACTCCGGTCCGGATCTGCCGTGCACCACCGCGGCGCGGTTCGAGACGGCCGGTGCGGGCGAGCACACGCCGACCTGGATCAATCACACCGGCGGGCACTCGCTCTACGCCGTCGCCGCGACCGGATCGGCCGTCTACGTCGGCGGTCACCAGCTCTGGCAGGACAACACCTACGGGCACAAGACGATGGGGCCCGGCGCGGTCGAGCGCCCCGGCATCGCGGCGCTCGACCCGGCGACCGGCCGTGCGCTGGACTGGAACCCGACCCGCAGCCGGGGCGAGGGCGTACGCGCCTTCATCGACTGCCCGCAGGGCCTGGTCGTCGGATCGGACACCGACGAACTGGCCCGGGAGTACCACGCTCGCATCGGCCTGTTCCCCTATCCGCCCGGCACGGCAGCGCCCTGA
- a CDS encoding LacI family DNA-binding transcriptional regulator, which yields MPRTSSTRTPGSAVTLQQVATAAGVSLATASRVLHGSGGRRVAEALAERVTAAAAELRYVAHAPAQSLARSRSTVVGVLVHDIADPYFAAIAAGAMGVAREHDLMVLVANTFRDPALERDYLARLRAQRARAVLLAGSAFVGEPFAEEVAAFTDSGGRVAAIGAHGTGIDTVEPDQYGGGRLIAEHLVALGHREIGVITGPAGLATVAQRLAGFTSVVARPYVAPADFTREGGRAAAHELLRAHPRLTAIFALNDLMAAGALAALRELGRPVPEQVSVAGFDDLPVATDLTPGLTTVRLALSDIGAQAMRLLLDDEPGGRTVPAAAELVVRESTGRAAGVH from the coding sequence ATGCCTCGAACCTCGTCAACCAGAACCCCCGGCAGCGCGGTCACGCTGCAGCAGGTCGCCACGGCGGCCGGTGTCTCGCTGGCGACCGCCTCCCGGGTGCTGCACGGCAGCGGGGGACGCAGGGTCGCCGAGGCGCTCGCCGAGCGCGTCACCGCCGCCGCCGCCGAGCTGCGCTACGTCGCGCACGCCCCGGCGCAGTCGCTGGCCCGCTCGCGCAGCACCGTGGTCGGGGTGCTGGTGCACGACATCGCCGACCCGTACTTCGCCGCGATCGCGGCCGGGGCCATGGGCGTGGCCCGCGAGCACGACCTGATGGTGCTGGTGGCCAACACCTTCCGCGACCCGGCGCTGGAGCGCGACTACCTGGCCCGGCTGCGCGCGCAGCGGGCCCGGGCGGTGCTGCTGGCCGGTTCGGCGTTCGTCGGCGAGCCGTTCGCCGAGGAGGTGGCGGCGTTCACCGACTCCGGCGGGCGCGTCGCCGCCATCGGCGCGCACGGCACCGGCATCGACACCGTCGAGCCCGACCAGTACGGCGGCGGCCGCCTGATCGCCGAGCACCTGGTCGCCCTGGGACACCGCGAGATCGGCGTGATCACCGGCCCGGCCGGGCTGGCCACGGTCGCGCAGCGGCTCGCCGGCTTCACCTCGGTGGTGGCCCGGCCGTACGTGGCCCCCGCCGACTTCACCCGCGAGGGCGGCCGCGCGGCAGCGCACGAGCTGCTGCGCGCGCACCCGCGGCTGACCGCGATCTTCGCGCTGAACGACCTGATGGCGGCCGGTGCGCTGGCCGCGCTGCGCGAGCTGGGCCGGCCGGTGCCGGAGCAGGTGTCGGTGGCCGGCTTCGACGACCTGCCGGTCGCCACCGATCTCACCCCGGGCCTCACCACGGTGCGCCTGGCGCTGTCCGACATCGGGGCGCAGGCGATGCGGCTGCTGCTCGACGACGAGCCGGGCGGCCGGACCGTGCCCGCCGCGGCCGAGCTGGTGGTACGCGAGAGCACCGGGCGGGCCGCTGGAGTGCACTGA
- a CDS encoding Gfo/Idh/MocA family protein, which produces MDRRSVGIVMNGVTGRMGYRQHLVRSILAIREQGGLTLADGTVVWPEPVLVGRNAAKLEQLAEQHGLTRYTTDLAAALADESNEIYFDAQVTTARVAALRQAIAAGKHIYTEKPTAETLDEAVALANEAKAAGIKHGVVADKLYLPGLLKLRRLVESGFFGRILSVRVEFGYWVFEGDWQAAQRPSWNYRTEDGGGIILDMFPHWRYVLDHVIAPVRSVYAQAATHIPQRWDEQGRAYPATADDAAYAVLELEGGIIASVNSSWTTRVDRTELVTFHVDGTEGSAVAGLRNCRVQHRASTPKPVWNPDLPVSHDFRDQWAEVPENDVYDNGFKRQWEEFLAHVVADAPYGHDLYAGARGVQLAELGLQSAREGRKIVVGDL; this is translated from the coding sequence ATGGACCGCAGATCAGTCGGCATCGTCATGAACGGTGTCACCGGCCGGATGGGATACCGACAGCACCTGGTGCGGTCCATCCTCGCCATCCGCGAGCAGGGCGGGCTCACCCTCGCCGACGGCACCGTCGTCTGGCCCGAGCCGGTCCTCGTCGGCCGCAACGCCGCGAAGCTGGAGCAGCTCGCCGAGCAGCACGGTCTCACCCGGTACACCACCGACCTCGCCGCCGCGCTCGCCGACGAGAGCAACGAGATCTACTTCGATGCCCAGGTGACCACGGCCCGGGTCGCGGCACTGCGCCAGGCCATCGCGGCCGGCAAGCACATCTACACCGAGAAGCCGACCGCCGAGACGCTGGACGAGGCCGTCGCCCTGGCGAACGAGGCCAAGGCCGCCGGGATCAAGCACGGCGTGGTCGCCGACAAGCTCTACCTGCCCGGCCTGCTCAAGCTGCGCCGTCTGGTCGAGTCCGGCTTCTTCGGCCGCATCCTGTCGGTGCGCGTCGAGTTCGGCTACTGGGTGTTCGAGGGCGACTGGCAGGCCGCGCAGCGCCCGAGCTGGAACTACCGCACCGAGGACGGCGGCGGCATCATCCTCGACATGTTCCCGCACTGGCGTTACGTGCTGGACCACGTGATCGCGCCGGTGCGCTCGGTCTACGCGCAGGCCGCCACGCACATCCCGCAGCGCTGGGACGAGCAGGGCCGGGCGTACCCGGCGACCGCCGACGACGCCGCGTACGCCGTGCTGGAGCTGGAGGGCGGCATCATCGCCTCGGTGAACAGCTCCTGGACCACCCGCGTCGATCGCACCGAGCTGGTCACCTTCCACGTGGACGGCACCGAGGGCAGCGCCGTGGCCGGCCTGCGCAACTGCCGCGTGCAGCACCGCGCGTCCACCCCGAAGCCGGTGTGGAACCCGGACCTGCCGGTCAGCCACGACTTCCGCGACCAGTGGGCCGAGGTGCCGGAGAACGACGTGTACGACAACGGCTTCAAGCGGCAGTGGGAGGAGTTCCTGGCGCACGTGGTCGCCGACGCGCCGTACGGCCACGACCTGTACGCGGGCGCCCGGGGCGTGCAGCTCGCCGAGCTCGGCCTGCAGTCGGCCCGTGAGGGCCGCAAGATCGTGGTCGGTGACCTGTGA
- a CDS encoding dihydrodipicolinate synthase family protein, producing the protein MTGELSAARPADSGRSRVFYAAAHVVADPAADNGPGRPAVVDWDATMAFRHHLWSLGLGIADAMDTAQRGMGLDWAATTELIRRSGAEARSVGGTLACGAGTDQLAPGAHSLADIEAAYAEQLEVVQEAGAKVILMASRALAATASGPADYQAVYGKLLAQAEQPVILHWLGDMFDPALKGYWGAPDLDDATESALELIHANASKIDGIKVSLLDEAREVAIRRRLPDGVRLYTGDDFNYPQLIAGDEVGYSDALLGIFDAIAVPAAKALAVLDTGDTAGFRAILDPTVPLARHIFGAPTYHYKTGIVFLAWLNGHQAQFRMVGGQETSRSRDHLLELHRLAGEAGVLADPDLAAHRLALYLDGAA; encoded by the coding sequence GTGACGGGCGAGCTCTCCGCGGCCCGGCCCGCCGACAGCGGTCGGTCCCGCGTCTTCTACGCGGCCGCGCACGTGGTGGCCGACCCGGCCGCCGACAACGGTCCCGGCCGCCCGGCCGTGGTGGACTGGGACGCCACCATGGCGTTCCGGCACCACCTGTGGTCGCTGGGCCTGGGCATCGCCGACGCGATGGACACCGCGCAGCGCGGCATGGGCCTGGACTGGGCCGCCACCACCGAGCTGATCCGGCGCAGCGGCGCCGAGGCGCGCTCCGTCGGCGGCACCCTGGCCTGCGGCGCGGGCACCGACCAGCTCGCGCCCGGCGCGCACTCGCTGGCCGACATCGAGGCCGCGTACGCCGAGCAGCTGGAAGTGGTACAGGAGGCGGGCGCGAAGGTCATCCTCATGGCGTCGCGGGCGCTGGCCGCCACCGCCTCAGGTCCCGCCGACTACCAGGCCGTCTACGGCAAGCTGCTGGCGCAGGCCGAGCAGCCGGTGATCCTGCACTGGCTGGGCGACATGTTCGACCCCGCACTCAAGGGTTACTGGGGCGCGCCCGACCTGGACGACGCGACCGAGAGCGCGCTGGAGCTGATCCACGCCAACGCGTCCAAGATCGACGGCATCAAGGTGTCGCTGCTGGACGAGGCGCGCGAGGTCGCCATCCGGCGGCGGCTGCCGGACGGCGTACGCCTCTACACCGGCGACGACTTCAACTACCCGCAGCTCATCGCGGGCGACGAGGTCGGTTACTCGGACGCGCTGCTGGGCATCTTCGACGCCATCGCGGTCCCCGCCGCCAAGGCGCTCGCCGTGCTCGACACCGGGGACACCGCCGGGTTCCGCGCGATCCTGGACCCGACCGTGCCACTGGCCCGCCACATCTTCGGCGCGCCGACGTACCACTACAAGACCGGCATCGTCTTCCTGGCCTGGCTCAACGGCCACCAGGCGCAGTTCCGCATGGTCGGCGGGCAGGAGACCTCCCGCTCCCGCGACCACCTGCTCGAACTGCACCGCCTGGCCGGCGAGGCGGGCGTGCTCGCCGACCCGGACCTGGCCGCGCACCGGCTCGCGCTGTACCTGGACGGCGCCGCATGA
- a CDS encoding sugar phosphate isomerase/epimerase has protein sequence MRLSLNTATVKKATLEQAARLCAEHGITGIGPWRDVVEAAGGAKAARRLLDGHGLTVTSLCRGGFFTTFTAEALADNRRAVQEAAELGTSELVLVVGGLAPGSKDLPAARANVARALEQLAPYASGLGVRLAIEPLHPMFCADRAVVSTLGQALDLAEPFAPHEVGVVVDTYHVWWDPELFPQIARAAGRISAYQVCDWVVPLPTDMLLGRGHVGDGHIDFAPITEAVRQAGYTGHVEVEIFNQSIWDTDPADTVKTVVDRHLSHLGPL, from the coding sequence ATGAGGCTGTCCCTGAACACCGCCACCGTCAAGAAGGCCACCCTGGAGCAGGCCGCCCGGCTCTGCGCCGAGCACGGCATCACGGGCATCGGCCCGTGGCGCGACGTGGTCGAGGCGGCGGGCGGCGCGAAGGCGGCCAGGCGGCTGCTGGACGGGCACGGGCTGACCGTGACCAGCCTGTGCCGGGGCGGCTTCTTCACCACCTTCACCGCCGAGGCGCTGGCGGACAACCGGCGCGCGGTGCAGGAGGCGGCCGAGCTGGGCACGTCCGAGCTGGTGCTGGTCGTGGGCGGGCTGGCGCCCGGCTCGAAGGACCTGCCCGCGGCGCGGGCGAACGTCGCCCGTGCCCTGGAGCAGCTCGCACCGTATGCGAGCGGGCTCGGCGTACGGCTGGCCATCGAGCCGCTGCACCCGATGTTCTGCGCCGACCGCGCGGTGGTCTCCACCCTCGGGCAGGCGCTGGACCTGGCCGAGCCGTTCGCCCCGCACGAGGTCGGCGTCGTGGTCGACACGTACCACGTGTGGTGGGATCCGGAGCTGTTCCCGCAGATCGCACGGGCCGCCGGGCGCATCTCCGCGTACCAGGTCTGCGACTGGGTGGTCCCGCTGCCCACGGACATGCTACTCGGCCGCGGGCACGTCGGCGACGGCCACATCGACTTCGCGCCGATCACCGAGGCGGTGCGGCAGGCCGGCTACACCGGCCACGTCGAGGTCGAGATCTTCAACCAGTCCATCTGGGACACCGACCCCGCCGACACGGTCAAGACGGTCGTAGACCGCCACCTCTCCCACCTCGGCCCGCTCTGA
- a CDS encoding matrixin family metalloprotease gives MFAASASVLGVQSPAQAGNWGSTACGGTPVNCVSTANNRTHAIRYVDFGFRPGYEDADAHVPGAASETNWVISSVYNPTVLSVYRDEADAYPDVWMYDANYGYLSGVTGWVECPPDNTGTGGSHPNRWCRGQRLRLNSYFYWYDSGVYDTIDQRRNVICHEMGHTLGLRHRTDTRASCMWTYAGDGGGSTLDAHDTGHITARYGS, from the coding sequence GTGTTCGCCGCGAGCGCGTCGGTGCTCGGCGTCCAGTCTCCGGCTCAAGCCGGGAACTGGGGTTCCACCGCGTGCGGCGGCACGCCGGTCAACTGCGTCAGCACGGCCAACAACCGCACGCACGCGATCCGCTACGTGGACTTCGGTTTCCGTCCGGGATACGAGGACGCCGACGCGCACGTCCCGGGCGCCGCGAGCGAGACCAACTGGGTCATCAGCAGTGTCTACAACCCGACCGTGCTGAGCGTCTACCGCGACGAGGCCGACGCCTATCCCGATGTCTGGATGTACGACGCCAACTACGGCTACCTCAGCGGCGTCACCGGGTGGGTGGAGTGCCCGCCCGACAACACCGGCACCGGAGGAAGCCACCCCAACCGGTGGTGCCGGGGCCAGCGCCTGCGGCTGAACAGCTACTTCTACTGGTACGACAGCGGGGTGTACGACACCATCGACCAGCGCCGCAACGTCATCTGCCACGAGATGGGCCACACGCTCGGGCTGCGCCACCGCACGGACACCCGCGCCTCCTGCATGTGGACCTATGCCGGCGACGGGGGCGGTTCCACCCTGGACGCGCACGACACCGGTCACATCACCGCCCGCTACGGCAGCTGA